One stretch of Hydrogenovibrio kuenenii DSM 12350 DNA includes these proteins:
- the tuf gene encoding elongation factor Tu, whose amino-acid sequence MAKEKFERSKPHVNVGTIGHVDHGKTTLTAALTIVQGKKFGGDVKDYAAIDNAPEERARGITISTAHVEYESETRHYAHVDCPGHADYVKNMITGAAQMDGAILVCSAADGPMPQTREHILLSRQVGVPYIVVFLNKVDMVDDEELLELVEMEVRELLDMYEFPGDDTPVIMGSALKAIEGDPAYEAKIGDLVDALDTYIPTPERDTDKPFLMPVEDIFSIQGRGTVATGRVETGVVKVGEEIEIVGIRPTTVTTVTGVEMFRKLLDQGEAGDNVGILLRGTKREDIERGQVLAHKGTVTPHTKFEAEVYVLSKDEGGRHTPFFNGYRPQFYFRTTDVTGACELPAGTEMVMPGDNVQMTVELINPIAMNEGLRFAIREGGRTVGAGVVAKIIE is encoded by the coding sequence ATGGCAAAGGAAAAGTTTGAACGTAGTAAGCCGCACGTAAACGTTGGTACGATTGGTCACGTTGACCATGGTAAGACAACTCTTACAGCGGCCTTGACAATCGTACAAGGTAAGAAATTTGGTGGTGACGTAAAAGATTACGCTGCAATTGATAACGCACCAGAAGAGCGTGCACGTGGTATCACTATCTCTACAGCACACGTAGAATATGAATCAGAAACGCGTCACTATGCTCACGTAGACTGCCCAGGTCACGCCGACTATGTTAAAAACATGATCACTGGTGCGGCACAGATGGACGGAGCAATCCTAGTATGTTCAGCAGCTGATGGCCCAATGCCACAGACTCGTGAGCACATCCTTCTGTCACGTCAGGTTGGTGTACCTTATATCGTTGTTTTCCTAAACAAAGTTGATATGGTAGACGACGAAGAGTTGCTAGAATTGGTTGAAATGGAAGTTCGTGAACTTCTAGATATGTACGAATTCCCAGGTGACGATACACCTGTAATCATGGGTTCTGCATTAAAAGCAATCGAAGGTGACCCAGCGTACGAAGCAAAAATCGGTGATTTGGTTGACGCTTTAGATACATACATCCCAACGCCAGAGCGTGACACTGACAAGCCATTCCTAATGCCTGTAGAAGATATCTTCTCAATCCAAGGTCGTGGAACGGTAGCAACAGGTCGTGTAGAAACAGGTGTTGTTAAAGTTGGTGAAGAAATCGAAATCGTAGGTATTCGTCCAACAACAGTAACAACTGTAACTGGTGTAGAAATGTTCCGTAAGCTTCTAGACCAAGGTGAAGCTGGTGATAACGTTGGTATCCTATTGCGTGGTACTAAGCGTGAAGATATCGAACGTGGTCAAGTATTGGCTCACAAAGGTACAGTAACACCACATACTAAGTTCGAAGCTGAAGTGTATGTGCTATCAAAAGATGAAGGTGGGCGTCATACTCCATTCTTCAACGGTTACCGTCCACAGTTCTACTTCCGTACAACTGACGTAACAGGTGCATGTGAATTGCCAGCAGGAACAGAAATGGTAATGCCAGGTGATAACGTTCAGATGACAGTTGAGTTGATCAACCCAATCGCAATGAACGAAGGTCTACGTTTCGCGATTCGTGAAGGTGGACGTACAGTTGGTGCAGGTGTTGTTGCTAAAATTATTGAATAA
- the secE gene encoding preprotein translocase subunit SecE, whose translation MSHKLEKDVSGTVSEKIKNVTALVVLIASLAGYYIYSDAHAVVRVLGMLAGAALSGFIFYQSEKGQAAFKYLSNAKKEVRQVIWPTRQETVQMTLIVFAIVIVMSIFLWLVDMLFLWIVQLLTGQGG comes from the coding sequence ATGAGTCACAAACTAGAAAAAGATGTAAGCGGCACCGTTTCTGAAAAGATAAAGAACGTCACAGCACTAGTGGTTTTGATTGCTAGTTTGGCTGGTTACTATATTTATTCGGATGCGCATGCGGTAGTTAGAGTTTTAGGTATGTTGGCAGGTGCAGCCTTGTCTGGCTTTATTTTCTATCAGTCAGAGAAAGGGCAGGCGGCGTTTAAATATTTGTCTAATGCAAAGAAAGAAGTTCGACAAGTTATTTGGCCTACTCGTCAAGAAACTGTTCAGATGACCTTGATTGTGTTTGCTATCGTAATTGTAATGAGTATCTTTTTGTGGCTGGTTGATATGTTGTTTTTATGGATTGTCCAGCTATTAACAGGACAGGGTGGTTGA
- the nusG gene encoding transcription termination/antitermination protein NusG translates to MAQRWYVVHAYSGYENKVKKGLSEYIERAGLQDKFGEILVPSEEVVEIRDGKKRTSERKFFPGYVLVQMEMAEDSWHLVKSVPQVMGFIGGTSDRPAPISQKEVDRILQKVSDGVDKPRPKVIYEPGEMVRVIDGPFKDFEAVVEEIDYDKNKLQVSVLIFGRSTPVELEFTQVEKS, encoded by the coding sequence ATGGCTCAAAGATGGTATGTCGTACATGCTTATTCTGGTTATGAGAATAAAGTAAAGAAAGGCTTGAGTGAGTACATTGAAAGAGCTGGTCTTCAGGATAAGTTTGGAGAGATTTTAGTTCCATCTGAAGAGGTTGTTGAGATTCGTGACGGTAAAAAGCGTACTTCAGAGCGTAAGTTCTTTCCAGGGTATGTTTTGGTTCAGATGGAAATGGCTGAAGATTCTTGGCATTTGGTTAAGAGTGTTCCTCAGGTAATGGGGTTTATTGGTGGTACTTCAGATCGACCAGCGCCTATTTCTCAGAAAGAAGTTGATCGCATTCTTCAGAAGGTTTCTGATGGTGTTGATAAGCCACGTCCTAAAGTTATTTATGAGCCTGGTGAAATGGTTCGTGTTATTGATGGTCCGTTTAAAGACTTTGAAGCAGTTGTTGAAGAAATTGATTATGACAAAAACAAGCTTCAAGTGTCAGTATTGATTTTCGGGCGTTCTACGCCTGTAGAGCTTGAATTTACTCAAGTCGAAAAAAGCTAG
- the rplK gene encoding 50S ribosomal protein L11: MAKKIDAYIKLQVPAGNANPSPPVGPALGQHGVNIMEFCKAFNAQTQSVEKGLPIPVVISVYSDKSFTFVTKTPPASILLKKAAGIQKGSGVPNLNKVGTVTRAQLEEIANAKMADLNANDLDAAVNIIAGSARSMGLTVEG, translated from the coding sequence ATGGCAAAGAAAATTGATGCCTATATCAAGTTGCAAGTTCCTGCGGGAAATGCAAATCCTAGTCCACCGGTTGGTCCTGCTCTAGGTCAGCATGGTGTGAACATTATGGAGTTCTGTAAAGCATTTAATGCGCAGACTCAATCAGTGGAAAAAGGTCTTCCTATTCCTGTTGTTATTTCTGTTTACAGTGATAAGAGCTTTACGTTTGTTACCAAAACACCTCCAGCTTCAATTTTGTTGAAGAAAGCTGCTGGTATCCAAAAGGGTTCTGGTGTGCCTAACTTGAATAAAGTTGGTACGGTTACTCGTGCTCAGCTGGAAGAAATTGCCAATGCTAAGATGGCTGATTTGAACGCAAACGATTTGGATGCTGCAGTAAACATTATTGCAGGTTCAGCTCGTAGTATGGGCTTAACGGTTGAAGGGTAA
- the rplA gene encoding 50S ribosomal protein L1, translating into MAKLTKKQKLFADKVDSTKSYDAAQALALVSELATSKFAESVDVAIKLGIDPRKSDQVVRGATVLPNGTGKDVRVAVFTGEANAQAAKDAGADFVGMDELAAEIKGGMMDFDVVVASPDAMRVVGMLGQVLGPRGLMPNPKTGTVTPDVASAVKNAKSGQVRYRADKAGIVHASIGKATFDADKLKENLNALIEGLNKLKPASAKGTYLKKVSVSSTMGPGIELDQSTL; encoded by the coding sequence ATGGCAAAGTTAACAAAAAAACAAAAGTTGTTCGCTGATAAAGTTGATTCAACAAAATCATACGACGCCGCTCAAGCTTTGGCGCTTGTGTCTGAATTGGCAACTTCAAAATTTGCAGAGTCTGTAGATGTTGCAATTAAATTAGGGATTGATCCTCGTAAGTCTGACCAAGTTGTTCGTGGCGCGACAGTTCTTCCTAACGGTACAGGTAAAGATGTTCGTGTTGCTGTTTTTACTGGTGAAGCGAATGCTCAAGCTGCAAAAGATGCTGGTGCTGATTTTGTAGGTATGGATGAGTTGGCTGCTGAAATTAAAGGCGGCATGATGGATTTTGATGTTGTTGTTGCTTCTCCTGATGCAATGCGTGTCGTTGGTATGTTGGGTCAAGTTCTTGGTCCACGTGGGTTGATGCCTAACCCTAAAACAGGGACGGTAACACCTGATGTTGCTTCAGCTGTTAAGAATGCAAAATCTGGACAGGTTCGTTACCGTGCAGATAAAGCTGGTATTGTTCATGCCTCTATCGGTAAAGCTACTTTTGATGCAGATAAGTTGAAAGAAAATTTAAATGCGTTGATTGAAGGTTTAAACAAGCTTAAGCCTGCGTCTGCTAAAGGAACTTATTTGAAGAAAGTTTCTGTTTCTAGCACGATGGGTCCAGGTATTGAGTTGGATCAGTCAACGTTGTAA
- the rplJ gene encoding 50S ribosomal protein L10, producing MALNIEGKKAVVEEVSAIVAGAGSIVAAEYRGLSVAQLTELRAKARDANVQVRVVKNTLVRRAVQGTKFEDMADGFVGPLVFAFSGEELGNAARVFKDFAKDNEALVVKSLSIGEGVLDASQLSAVAALPTYDEAVAKLLFVMKEPVAKLARALTAVKEQKEEVAA from the coding sequence ATGGCGCTCAATATTGAAGGTAAGAAAGCTGTCGTTGAAGAAGTTTCAGCAATTGTTGCTGGTGCTGGTTCAATCGTTGCAGCCGAATATCGTGGGTTGTCAGTAGCACAATTAACTGAACTTCGTGCAAAAGCTCGTGATGCGAACGTGCAAGTACGTGTTGTTAAAAACACGCTAGTACGTCGCGCAGTGCAAGGTACTAAGTTTGAAGACATGGCTGACGGTTTTGTTGGTCCGCTTGTCTTTGCATTTTCTGGTGAAGAGCTAGGGAATGCGGCACGTGTTTTCAAAGACTTTGCAAAAGATAACGAAGCTTTAGTGGTGAAATCACTGTCGATTGGTGAAGGTGTTTTGGATGCCTCGCAATTGTCAGCTGTTGCTGCTCTACCTACATATGATGAAGCGGTTGCTAAACTTCTATTTGTTATGAAAGAGCCTGTTGCTAAATTGGCTCGTGCTTTAACTGCGGTTAAAGAACAAAAAGAAGAAGTTGCTGCATAA
- the rplL gene encoding 50S ribosomal protein L7/L12, translating to MAITKDDILEAVANMSVMEVVELVEAMEEKFGVSAAAMVASGPAGDGGAGAGEEKTEFDVILTGAGDNKVAAIKAVRGATGLGLKEAKEAVESAPFTLKEGVSKEEAEALANDLKEAGIQVEVK from the coding sequence ATGGCAATTACAAAAGATGATATTTTAGAAGCTGTTGCTAACATGTCAGTAATGGAAGTTGTTGAACTTGTTGAAGCAATGGAAGAAAAATTCGGCGTTTCAGCTGCTGCGATGGTAGCTTCTGGTCCTGCTGGTGATGGTGGTGCTGGTGCTGGTGAAGAGAAGACTGAGTTTGACGTTATTCTTACTGGTGCTGGTGATAACAAAGTTGCTGCGATCAAAGCTGTTCGTGGTGCTACAGGTCTTGGTCTTAAAGAAGCGAAAGAAGCAGTTGAATCTGCTCCATTCACTCTTAAAGAAGGTGTTTCTAAAGAAGAAGCAGAAGCACTTGCTAACGATCTTAAAGAAGCTGGTATCCAAGTCGAAGTTAAGTAA